The following proteins are encoded in a genomic region of Capsicum annuum cultivar UCD-10X-F1 unplaced genomic scaffold, UCD10Xv1.1 ctg2574, whole genome shotgun sequence:
- the LOC124890828 gene encoding uncharacterized protein LOC124890828, which yields MSKKVERYYLLPGEHEPDSYRSFKSKNFNPKVMFMAAVARPRFDENGIELFSGKIGIFSFVVKEPSKRNSKNRTTGTIETKPIQSVTKDITRACLIEKVLPAITAKWPTSDLNNPIFLQQYNARPHIGNNDLEFIEAARQDGFDIRLAIKSLQYQKAPKNVDELVEAVERSFDEMKAKQLNHVFLTLQSCMIEVMKDSGGNNYKVPQLNKNGLEREENLPLQLHCDIDIVNKDLALLQQ from the exons ATGTCAAAAAAAGTTGAAAGGTACTACCTGCTTCCTGGAGAGCATGAGCCAGATTCGTATCGTTctttcaaaagtaaaaattttaatcCAAAGGTTATGTTTATGGCTGCTGTAGCACGTCCTCGATTCGATGAAAATGGAATTGAGTTGTTTTCTGGAAAAATAGGTATTTTTTCGTTTGTAGTTAAGGAACCATCTAAGCGGAATAGCAAAAATCGAACAACAGGAACTATTGAAACAAAGCCCATTCAGTCAGTAACTAAAGATATCACTAGAGCTTGCTTGATAGAGAAAGTTCTTCCTGCTATTACAGCAAAATGGCCAACTTCTGATTTAAATAATCCTATCTTTTTACAACAATATAATGCAAGGCCACATATTGGTAACAATGATTTGGAATTTATTGAAGCTGCCCGACAAGATGGATTTGACATTAGATT AGCAATCAAAAGTCTTCAATATCAAAAGGCCCCTAAAAATGTTGATGAATTAGTGGAAGCAGTGGAAAGATCTTTTGATGAAATGAAAGCAAAACAACTCAATCATGTATTTCTTACTTTACAATCTTGTATGATTGAGGTGATGAAAGATAGTGGCGGCAATAATTACAAAGTGCCTCAATTGAACAAAAATGGActagaaagagaagaaaacctTCCTCTCCAACttcattgtgatattgatatcgTCAATAAAGATTTGGCTCTACTTCAACAATGA
- the LOC107876281 gene encoding uncharacterized protein LOC107876281, with protein sequence MEKSTVFRRVKDGTLRPHSNSIKPQLTEGNKKVRLQYCLSMIDQNTIHINPMFMNMFNYVHIDEKWFFLSKIFERYYMLPGGHEPDPYRSYKSKNFTPKVMFMAAVVHPQFDENGIELFSGKIGIFSFVVKEPSKRNSKNRTAGTMETKPIQSVTKDITRACLIEKVLPAIRAKWPASDSNNPIFLQQYNERPHIGNNDLEFIEAARQDGFDIRLCFQPLNSPDLNVLDLGFSRVIQSLQYQKAPKKVDELVEAVERSFD encoded by the coding sequence ATGGAAAAATCAACCGTCTTTCGGCGTGTGAAAGATGGAACTCTTCGGCCACATTCTAATTCCATCAAGCCTCAGTTAACCGAAGGAAACAAAAAGGTACGACTACAATACTGCCTCTCAATGATTGATCAGAATACAATCCACATAAATCCAATGTTTATgaatatgtttaattatgttcatATCGACGAAAAGTGGTTTTTTTTGTCCAAAATATTTGAAAGGTACTACATGCTTCCTGGAGGGCATGAGCCAGATCCGTATCGTTCttacaaaagtaaaaattttacTCCAAAGGTTATGTTTATGGCTGCTGTAGTACATCCTcaatttgatgaaaatggaatTGAGTTGTTTTCTGGAAAAATAGGTATTTTTTCGTTTGTAGTTAAGGAACCATCTAAGCGGAATAGCAAAAATCGAACAGCAGGAACTATGGAAACAAAGCCCATTCAGTCAGTAACTAAAGATATCACTAGAGCTTGCTTGATAGAGAAAGTTCTTCCTGCTATTAGAGCAAAATGGCCAGCTTCCGATTCAAATAATCCTATCTTTTTACAACAATATAATGAAAGGCCACATATTGGTAACAATGATTTGGAATTTATTGAAGCTGCCCGACAAGATGGATTTGACATTAGATTGTGTTTTCAACCATTGAACAGTCCAGATTTAAATGTTTTAGATCTTGGTTTTTCTAGAGtaatccaaagtcttcaatatCAAAAGGCCCCTAAAAAAGTTGATGAATTAGTGGAAGCAGTGGAAAGATCTTTTGATTAA